A single Arcobacter sp. FWKO B DNA region contains:
- a CDS encoding FmdE family protein: protein MEYLDFFNNVEKIEMFEPLGFVLGLPKTVVFSYEDVVKLSGHSCPTVAGAYLMTLAALKALHKDELPTRGNVKIEMKGKKADGVIGVMANVASFITGAKEEDGFKGLNGNFARNNRLFYDKKINGEMKFTRLDNNQSVEVSYDISNLAISDINFNLMQKVISNRATEEEAQLFGQQWQRRVKEILLNHKQNAIRIIR, encoded by the coding sequence ATGGAATATTTGGATTTTTTTAATAATGTAGAAAAAATAGAGATGTTTGAGCCTCTTGGCTTTGTACTGGGACTTCCAAAAACAGTTGTTTTTTCTTATGAAGATGTTGTAAAGCTTAGTGGACACTCTTGCCCTACAGTAGCTGGTGCATATCTTATGACATTGGCTGCACTTAAGGCTTTGCATAAAGATGAGCTTCCAACAAGAGGTAATGTAAAGATAGAAATGAAAGGTAAAAAAGCTGATGGAGTTATAGGTGTTATGGCTAATGTAGCATCTTTTATAACAGGGGCAAAAGAAGAAGATGGTTTCAAAGGTTTAAATGGCAATTTTGCAAGAAATAATAGATTGTTTTATGACAAAAAAATCAATGGTGAAATGAAATTTACAAGACTTGATAACAACCAAAGCGTAGAGGTAAGCTATGATATATCAAATCTAGCTATAAGTGATATCAACTTTAATCTTATGCAAAAAGTTATTTCAAATAGAGCTACAGAAGAAGAAGCTCAACTTTTTGGTCAGCAATGGCAAAGAAGAGTAAAAGAGATTTTATTAAATCATAAGCAAAATGCTATTAGGATAATAAGATAG
- a CDS encoding ankyrin repeat domain-containing protein encodes MITLSADEEKRYIELQQMALDFARSGETSTLQSMIKSGLPIELKDSRGNTLLMLSAYNGNYETSKMLVEMGADVNSVNDHGHSIIAGVAFKGYLDICKLLVENGVIIDNRFSKSPIVFASMFGRSEIVSYLQSLDSDKNSFFQAIMLRLSIFIKTFRKK; translated from the coding sequence ATGATTACTTTGAGTGCTGATGAAGAAAAAAGATATATAGAGCTTCAACAAATGGCACTTGATTTTGCAAGAAGTGGTGAAACATCCACCTTGCAAAGTATGATAAAATCTGGACTTCCTATAGAGCTCAAAGATTCAAGGGGTAATACATTGCTTATGCTTAGTGCATATAATGGAAACTATGAAACATCTAAGATGCTTGTAGAAATGGGAGCAGATGTAAATAGTGTAAATGACCATGGGCATAGTATCATCGCTGGTGTGGCATTTAAAGGTTATCTTGATATTTGCAAACTTTTGGTAGAAAATGGGGTTATAATAGACAATAGATTTTCAAAGTCTCCAATAGTCTTTGCTTCTATGTTTGGTAGGAGTGAAATAGTGAGTTATCTTCAAAGTTTAGATAGTGATAAAAACTCCTTTTTTCAGGCTATAATGCTAAGACTATCTATATTTATCAAAACTTTTAGAAAGAAATAA
- a CDS encoding catalase produces the protein MAKIMTTTAGNIVGDNQNSLSAGSRGPLLMQDYQLLEKLAHQNRERVPERVVHAKGSAAFGTLTINHDISKYTKAKVLQKGEQTRMFLRFSTVAGERGAADAERDVRGFAMKFYTKEGNWDLVGNNTPVFFIRDPQKFPDFIHTQKRHPRTNLRSNTAAWDFWSLSPESLHQVTILMSDRGLPVGYRNINGYGSHTYSLINDKGERTWVKFHFKTKQGIKNYTNAQASEVVGKCRESSQRDLYESIEKGDFPKWDFQIQVMSDEQAKNCPFNPFDLTKVWPHADYPMIDVGVMELNENPANYFAQVEQASFSPSNVVPGISWSPDKMLQARIFSYADAHRYRVGTHYEMLPINKPIVEVNTYHMDGSMNFAEPKSTDAYYEPNSFGGAVEDKSYVEPPFGVNGDGYRYDHREGNDDFSQPRALFMLMSDSQKAQLFSNIADAMDGVPDEIRNRQIALFEQVHIEYANGVRKALGK, from the coding sequence ATGGCTAAGATTATGACAACAACAGCAGGTAATATAGTAGGAGATAACCAAAACTCTCTAAGTGCAGGGAGTCGTGGACCACTTTTAATGCAAGATTATCAACTTTTGGAAAAACTTGCTCATCAAAATAGAGAAAGAGTACCTGAAAGAGTAGTTCATGCAAAAGGGAGTGCTGCATTTGGTACACTTACAATAAACCATGATATTTCAAAATACACAAAAGCAAAGGTTCTTCAAAAAGGGGAACAAACAAGAATGTTTTTGAGATTTTCTACAGTTGCAGGTGAGAGGGGAGCTGCTGATGCAGAAAGAGATGTAAGAGGGTTTGCAATGAAGTTTTATACAAAAGAAGGGAACTGGGATTTGGTGGGAAATAATACACCTGTATTTTTCATCCGTGACCCACAAAAGTTTCCTGATTTTATCCATACACAAAAAAGACACCCTAGAACAAACTTAAGAAGTAATACAGCTGCTTGGGATTTTTGGAGTTTATCTCCTGAATCACTCCATCAAGTAACTATTTTGATGTCTGATAGAGGACTTCCTGTAGGATATAGAAATATCAATGGCTATGGTTCTCATACTTATAGTCTTATCAATGATAAAGGGGAGAGAACATGGGTGAAATTTCACTTTAAGACAAAGCAAGGGATAAAAAACTATACAAATGCACAGGCTTCTGAAGTGGTAGGTAAGTGTAGAGAGAGTTCACAAAGAGACCTTTATGAATCTATAGAAAAAGGGGATTTTCCAAAGTGGGATTTTCAAATCCAAGTGATGAGTGATGAACAGGCAAAAAATTGCCCTTTTAATCCATTTGATTTGACAAAAGTTTGGCCGCATGCTGATTATCCTATGATTGATGTGGGTGTGATGGAGCTTAATGAAAATCCAGCTAATTACTTCGCACAAGTAGAACAAGCTTCATTTAGCCCATCAAATGTAGTGCCAGGGATTAGTTGGAGTCCTGATAAGATGCTTCAAGCTAGGATTTTTTCTTATGCTGATGCTCATAGATATAGAGTAGGGACTCATTATGAGATGCTTCCTATAAATAAACCAATAGTAGAAGTAAATACATATCATATGGATGGTAGTATGAATTTTGCTGAGCCTAAATCAACAGATGCATATTATGAACCAAACAGTTTTGGTGGAGCGGTGGAAGATAAGTCATATGTAGAGCCTCCATTTGGTGTAAATGGTGATGGATATAGATATGATCACCGTGAGGGCAATGATGATTTTAGCCAACCAAGAGCTTTGTTTATGCTTATGAGCGATAGTCAAAAGGCACAGCTATTTAGCAATATTGCTGATGCTATGGATGGAGTGCCTGATGAGATAAGAAATAGACAAATTGCCCTTTTTGAGCAAGTTCATATTGAATATGCAAATGGCGTAAGAAAAGCTTTGGGGAAATAA
- a CDS encoding anaerobic ribonucleoside-triphosphate reductase activating protein, protein MSIDKEHISKKKRVYNITPFTLLDYPAKSACIVWFSGCGMRCGYCYNTEIVTSDGNYSYFEVLSFLYKRQGLLQGVVLCGGEPLFSYDEYMLEFIKKIKEMGFLVKLDTNGVNFKGLKELIDLNLLDYVALDFKSTKEKFNLVTQNPNFYYEYVLNSINLLIESKIEFEIRTTVHDNLLNIDDITNMIKTLENLYFKGSYFIQNFLESKTNFANLQKSYNQIDTNLLTSDKFKIKFRNYL, encoded by the coding sequence GTGAGCATAGACAAAGAACATATTTCCAAGAAAAAAAGAGTTTATAATATAACTCCTTTTACACTTCTTGATTATCCAGCTAAATCTGCATGTATTGTATGGTTTAGTGGATGTGGGATGAGGTGTGGATATTGTTATAATACTGAAATTGTAACAAGTGATGGGAATTATAGCTATTTTGAGGTTTTATCTTTTTTATATAAACGACAAGGGCTTTTGCAAGGGGTAGTTTTATGTGGGGGAGAGCCTCTTTTTAGCTATGATGAATATATGTTAGAATTTATAAAGAAAATAAAAGAGATGGGTTTTTTGGTAAAACTTGATACTAATGGTGTAAATTTTAAAGGGTTAAAAGAATTAATTGATTTAAATTTACTAGATTATGTGGCACTTGATTTTAAGTCTACAAAAGAAAAATTTAATCTTGTTACACAAAATCCGAACTTTTATTATGAATATGTACTTAATTCTATAAATTTACTTATTGAAAGCAAAATAGAATTTGAAATTAGAACAACAGTACATGATAATTTATTGAATATAGATGATATTACAAATATGATAAAAACACTTGAAAATTTATATTTTAAAGGGAGCTATTTTATACAAAACTTTTTAGAAAGTAAAACTAACTTTGCAAATCTTCAAAAATCTTATAATCAAATAGATACAAATTTATTGACATCAGATAAATTCAAAATCAAATTTAGAAACTACTTATAA
- a CDS encoding anaerobic ribonucleoside-triphosphate reductase, with the protein MSKNEVLEKNKGKRTKCMVYTRVMGYHRPVESFNIGKIGEHRQRTYFQEKKSL; encoded by the coding sequence ATGAGTAAAAATGAAGTTTTAGAGAAAAATAAAGGTAAAAGAACAAAATGTATGGTATACACTAGAGTTATGGGATATCATAGACCTGTAGAGAGTTTTAATATAGGAAAAATTGGTGAGCATAGACAAAGAACATATTTCCAAGAAAAAAAGAGTTTATAA
- a CDS encoding ribonucleoside triphosphate reductase encodes MMQYIYKRDGSQEEFRPFKIEDAIKKAFDSVVVKCDEQIFKQVLSDIKEYNIQTVEEIQDVIEKRLFEAKYFDVAKSFITYRFLHKMQREHILGLNEDTTYVNSTSSIEEYINKADWRINANANTGYSNAGLVNNLAGKLIANYWLDKIYTKAEGYAHRNGDIHIHDLDCLTGYCAGWSLRVLLDEGFNGIRGRVESSAPSHFREALGQMANFLGILQSEWAGAQAFSSFDTYLAPYVFKDKLEYNDVKKAVRSFVYNLNVPARWGQSPFTNVTIDWTVPSDLKDQIPTKNQRHLFEGLNDFDLLLEAKHRGAKNLSDMTYKYFQKEMNLINRAYYEVMTEGDKTGQPFTFPIPTVNITEDFDWYGENTDVLFENSAKIGSSYFQNFIGSQYIKDENGNLCENPNAYKPGHVRSMCCRLQLDLRELLKRGGGLFGSAEMTGSIGVVTLNMARLGYLYKDDKEGLLAKIKELCDIAKSTLEKKRAFINKMFDRGLYPYTKRYLRNFNNHFSTIGVNGMNEMIRNYTNDKHDISSEFGKKFSLEVLDFIRELMTQYQEESGNLYNLEATPAEGTTYRFAKEDIKRYPNILQAGMGDNIYYTNSSQLQVDFTADPFEALIHQDELQCKYTGGTVLHLYMNEKLESGDSCREFLRTVITNFQLPYVTITPLFSVCPIHGYISGEYEYCPKCDELIVDRTDNDISY; translated from the coding sequence ATAATGCAATACATATACAAAAGGGACGGAAGTCAGGAAGAATTTAGACCATTTAAGATAGAAGATGCTATAAAAAAAGCCTTTGATAGTGTTGTGGTTAAGTGTGACGAACAAATATTTAAACAAGTTTTATCAGATATAAAAGAATACAATATTCAAACAGTTGAAGAGATACAAGATGTTATAGAAAAAAGACTTTTTGAAGCAAAATATTTTGATGTTGCAAAATCATTTATAACTTATAGATTTTTACATAAAATGCAAAGAGAACATATACTAGGTCTTAATGAAGATACAACATATGTAAACTCTACTAGCTCAATAGAAGAGTATATAAATAAAGCTGATTGGAGAATAAATGCAAATGCTAATACTGGGTATTCCAATGCTGGGCTTGTAAATAACCTTGCTGGTAAACTTATAGCAAATTATTGGCTTGATAAGATATATACCAAAGCAGAAGGATATGCTCATAGAAATGGAGATATTCATATACATGACCTTGATTGTTTGACAGGATATTGTGCTGGATGGAGTCTTAGAGTACTTCTTGATGAGGGTTTTAATGGTATTAGAGGACGGGTAGAAAGCTCAGCTCCTAGCCATTTTAGAGAAGCTCTTGGTCAGATGGCAAACTTTTTGGGGATACTTCAAAGTGAATGGGCTGGAGCACAAGCCTTTAGCTCTTTTGATACATATTTAGCCCCTTATGTTTTCAAAGATAAGCTTGAATATAATGATGTCAAAAAGGCGGTTAGAAGTTTTGTTTACAACTTAAATGTTCCTGCTCGTTGGGGGCAAAGTCCTTTTACAAATGTAACAATAGACTGGACAGTTCCAAGTGATCTTAAAGACCAAATTCCTACAAAAAATCAAAGGCATTTATTTGAAGGGCTTAATGATTTTGACTTGCTGTTAGAAGCAAAACATAGAGGAGCAAAGAATTTATCTGATATGACTTATAAGTATTTTCAAAAAGAGATGAATTTGATAAATAGAGCTTATTATGAGGTAATGACTGAAGGTGATAAAACAGGACAACCTTTTACTTTCCCAATACCAACGGTAAATATTACTGAAGATTTTGATTGGTATGGTGAAAATACTGATGTGTTGTTTGAAAATAGTGCAAAAATTGGTTCTAGTTATTTCCAAAACTTTATAGGAAGTCAATATATAAAAGATGAAAACGGTAATCTTTGCGAAAATCCAAATGCATATAAGCCAGGGCATGTAAGAAGTATGTGTTGTAGATTACAACTTGATTTAAGAGAACTTCTAAAGCGAGGTGGTGGACTTTTTGGTAGTGCTGAGATGACTGGAAGTATTGGGGTGGTGACACTTAATATGGCAAGACTTGGATATCTTTATAAAGATGATAAAGAAGGACTTCTTGCTAAGATAAAAGAGCTTTGTGATATTGCAAAATCAACGCTAGAGAAAAAAAGAGCTTTTATTAATAAGATGTTTGATAGGGGACTTTATCCTTATACAAAAAGGTATCTAAGAAATTTTAATAACCATTTTTCAACTATAGGGGTAAATGGTATGAATGAAATGATAAGAAACTATACAAATGACAAGCACGATATTTCAAGTGAATTTGGTAAAAAATTCTCTTTAGAAGTTCTTGATTTTATTAGAGAATTGATGACACAATATCAAGAAGAGAGTGGAAACCTATATAATCTTGAAGCAACACCAGCTGAAGGGACAACTTATCGTTTCGCTAAAGAGGATATCAAAAGATACCCTAATATTTTACAAGCTGGAATGGGTGATAATATATACTATACAAACTCATCTCAGCTTCAAGTTGATTTTACAGCTGATCCTTTTGAGGCTCTTATTCATCAAGATGAGTTACAATGCAAATATACAGGTGGAACGGTACTTCACTTATATATGAATGAAAAACTAGAAAGTGGAGATAGTTGTAGGGAGTTTTTAAGAACCGTAATAACAAACTTTCAACTTCCATATGTGACTATCACACCACTTTTTAGTGTATGCCCAATTCATGGATATATTAGTGGTGAGTATGAGTATTGTCCGAAGTGTGATGAATTGATAGTTGATAGGACGGATAATGATATTTCTTACTAA